The DNA region CGTGATTGTGATTCTCCTGGGCATCGTCTTTACCCTGGATAATCTGAACCTGGTAGAAGCCGGGGAGTACCTGAAATACTGGCCGGCGCTGCTGGTGGCCTTTGGCCTCTACCGGCTTATAGATCCTGGAGATCCGCCCAACTATTTCCCGGGCGTCCTTTTTGCTGGCATCGGCATGGTGTTGCTATGGAATGCCCTGCGCCTCCACCTTTCAATCGACCGTTACTGGCCTCTTCTTATCGTGTTCCTCGGATTGATGATTATTTCGCACGCTTATGACCGTACCCGCGGAATCAGCGCCGACAGCAAGTCGGTCATTTCGGCGTTCGCCCTTCTGGGCGGGGTTCAGAGAACCTGCAGATCCCAGAGTTTCCGAGGGGGGGAATTGACTGCGATCATGGGTGCCTGTGAGATCGACCTGCGAACAGCCGCCATGCAGGCCGAGGAGGCCGTCATCAACACTTTCTCATTTTGGGGAGGAATCGAAATCAGAGTGCCGGAAAGCTGGACCGTAACCACACAGATCTTCCCGCTGATGGGCGGATGCGACGACCATACCGAAGTCCATGGTGACGGGCCTCGCAAGCATCTCGTGGTCAAAGGCCTCGCGGTCATGGGGTCCGTCGAGGTCCGGAACTGAGCAATGCATCCCATTCTTGCGCAGAGAAGAAGACTGGCACTCTATCTGGCTGCCTGGTTGCCGGTTGTAGGACTGATCGTCGTGCTTCTTGATCTCTCGGGCCGACTGTCGTGGGCGGAGTCGCTGGCTCTTGCCATCCCGATGGGTCTTCTGAACGCTTTTCTGTGCCTGGCAGCATGGTATCTTTGTCGTACCTTTCCGCTCGGTGAAACCGGCATTCTCCGCCTCTTTGCCATCTATGCGATTGCTTCCCTGCTCACGAGTTCTCTTTGGGTCTTCATCGGGAAAGGAGTGGCTGCTACGCTGGCGGGCCTGCCCCGGCTGACAGAGTTGAATAGTCACTATACTCAACAAGTCCCACTGCTGTTCGGTGTCGGAATCCTGCTTTTCCTGCTCGTGGTAGCCGTGCACTATCTGCTGAGTTCTTTTGAAAGCTCCAGGCAAACCGAGCGGCGCGCGCTGGAGCTTCAGATTCTGGCTCGAGAAGCAGAACTGAAATCGCTGCGGGCACAGATCGATCCGCATTTTCTGTTCAACTGTCTGAACTCGATCAGCGCCCTGACCACCCTGGATCCCGCAAAGGCGCGCCAAATGTGCCTGCTGCTGGCCGACTTCCTGAGAATGAGCCTCGAGCTCGGGAGCAGGGACTTCATCTCGCTTGATGAAGAAATCTCTCTGGCATGTCAATTCCTGGCAGTGGAACAGGTGCGGCTGGGCCCACGTCTCGTGGTAGACAAAAGGATCCAGGAATCAAGCAGGAGCTGTGTGACACCGCCGTTGCTGCTGCAGCCGCTTGTGGAAAATGCCGTGCGCCACGGCATTGCACAGCTTCTGGAAGGAGGTCCGGTGCGCATTGAGGCAGAAACAAGAGGCAACCGGCTCAGGCTGACGGTTGCAAATCCCTACGATCCCGAAGCGGCGCCGGGTGGCGGCAAGGGCATCGGACTCAAGAACGTGCGCCGGCGGCTGATGACGCTGTTCGGCACCGAGGCACGCATGGACTTGCAGAAGGACGACAATATGTTTCGGGTGGAAATTTCCTTTCCGGCGAGGGTGAAAGAGACGGAGAGTCAATCTGCGGAAGCACGCAGCTAAGCGCCGATTCTCATCTGCGTTTACCTGCGGTTTCGTATGTGAGGAAAGTGCAAATGAAAAGCCCGGTGAATAAAGAAGGTGCAAGGGACAAACTATCATGCATCATCGTCGACGATGAGGAATTGGCTCGCAGCGTGATCCGCGAATATCTGTCCCGATATCCCGACATCGAGATTCTGGCAGAGTGCTCCAACGGGTTCGAGGCCGTGAAGGTCGCGAGCGAGGCCCGACCCGACCTGATCTTTCTCGATATCCAAATGCCCAAACTCACCGGTTTCGAAGTGCTGGAGTTGATCGGCACCGATACCGGCGTCATATTCGTTACCGCTCACGACGAGTACGCCCTGCACGCATTCGATGTGCACGCCGTAGATTATCTGCTCAAGCCGTTCAGCGCCGAGCGCTTCGGGGAAGCCCTCGAGCATGCCAGGCTGCACTTGAAGCTTGACCGGCAGACACCCTTCGCGGACCTGATCGCAGAATCACGAAAGCGCCACAAACCTCTGCAGCGGGTCTTGATCCGTGATGGTTCCCGAGTGCACGTGCTCCCGGTGGAGAAGATCGACTATGTCCAGGCGCAGGACGACTATGTTTGCTTCAAAGCAGGCGGCAAGGACTATTTGAAGCAGGAAGCCATGGCAGATCTTGAAAATCTCCTCGATCCCGCCCGGTTCATTCGCATCCACCGGTCCTACATTCTGAACATCGAGAGGCTGGCAAAGCTGGAGCTCTTTGCGAAGGACAGCCATGTAGCCGTCCTTACAGATGGCACCCAACTTCCGGTCAGCCGGTCCGGCTACGCCCGCCTGAAGCCTCTGCTCTGACAGCACTGAAGGTCGGTGACAGGAGGTACACTTCCTGAAGGTGTCGGATCGGGGGAATCATATTACGGAGAATCGGGAACAGCCCCGCATGCGCCGGGGCGCACACCGTCACGCCTGAAAAGCTAATATTATCCAGTCGGTAACGTCGGGATCGCTATCGCCTTCGGCGCTCGGCAAGAGTAGTCCACTACCGCTTTGCAGAAGTGATCCAGATTGAGAATGGTGTTTAGAGAAGACAGTCGGGAGATGGACTCAATATCATCCACGCCGAAGGCGTGAAGGGGGTTGTGGGGGGAAGT from Terriglobia bacterium includes:
- a CDS encoding histidine kinase, yielding MHPILAQRRRLALYLAAWLPVVGLIVVLLDLSGRLSWAESLALAIPMGLLNAFLCLAAWYLCRTFPLGETGILRLFAIYAIASLLTSSLWVFIGKGVAATLAGLPRLTELNSHYTQQVPLLFGVGILLFLLVVAVHYLLSSFESSRQTERRALELQILAREAELKSLRAQIDPHFLFNCLNSISALTTLDPAKARQMCLLLADFLRMSLELGSRDFISLDEEISLACQFLAVEQVRLGPRLVVDKRIQESSRSCVTPPLLLQPLVENAVRHGIAQLLEGGPVRIEAETRGNRLRLTVANPYDPEAAPGGGKGIGLKNVRRRLMTLFGTEARMDLQKDDNMFRVEISFPARVKETESQSAEARS
- a CDS encoding LytTR family DNA-binding domain-containing protein codes for the protein MKSPVNKEGARDKLSCIIVDDEELARSVIREYLSRYPDIEILAECSNGFEAVKVASEARPDLIFLDIQMPKLTGFEVLELIGTDTGVIFVTAHDEYALHAFDVHAVDYLLKPFSAERFGEALEHARLHLKLDRQTPFADLIAESRKRHKPLQRVLIRDGSRVHVLPVEKIDYVQAQDDYVCFKAGGKDYLKQEAMADLENLLDPARFIRIHRSYILNIERLAKLELFAKDSHVAVLTDGTQLPVSRSGYARLKPLL
- a CDS encoding cell wall-active antibiotics response protein, translating into MENRTKVRLSPQLALGVIVILLGIVFTLDNLNLVEAGEYLKYWPALLVAFGLYRLIDPGDPPNYFPGVLFAGIGMVLLWNALRLHLSIDRYWPLLIVFLGLMIISHAYDRTRGISADSKSVISAFALLGGVQRTCRSQSFRGGELTAIMGACEIDLRTAAMQAEEAVINTFSFWGGIEIRVPESWTVTTQIFPLMGGCDDHTEVHGDGPRKHLVVKGLAVMGSVEVRN